The Pongo abelii isolate AG06213 chromosome 21, NHGRI_mPonAbe1-v2.0_pri, whole genome shotgun sequence genome has a window encoding:
- the LOC129052221 gene encoding uncharacterized protein LOC129052221, with amino-acid sequence MLTLLAPIETQGSEHWVFIERQYTRPEELGLLKVTTMQQEERQAGLAGILANGRLSKVDVLVDKFKVEVATEEMVGNRRANTQQQGKMIASPEDFESVGEEGPWIRESPGGAALASSRTLAEKLLKGSELRADTREATIRNRCMSDGQPEGQTDLRKGLEEPHTCGRPTAPGTRPAEVDVLSPASNKGGLQSFLLDPAHAEARAESSNETDTSFAERSFYLNYEEKDSEDQVLPPPLEERKGRLDAPPGGEPRPTLNSLDLKVSAAASSRSKDEAHMASPEEGAGTPKNHGGPGDLKGSPAGQTFAEGWEDAQWGVEGEFPHLTASAAQEEGNPVSGDLLGKAEESPTEELKKHPPHRGRGVRSDPQACALPRAIPLNVRKPAKPDRGNFPPKERGVVPTQKGGAELKDREASAFLHMEVIIPLSASPGHSEDLAALEEASPSPTSHGSGEPSELREPFLRHVHLSKASPEPKDQVGFVVSPATGGERRPPPIASRKPRVVPEEAEGRIPLGFGFPSGKQREMTSFQAGIQEGSLEDISKTSVANKIRIFETHGAETRRTSEGEARALPNDLSSEAPVGQAEQQRSTLSDLGFAQLQPPGDFASPKATHSTVIPLATRHFGEDTSATYQEARMELEPVSPDSGCETTLAEATGTGVTGRVSPRPHRCSPPMGAGRMLCSF; translated from the coding sequence ATGTTAACTCTTCTTGCTCCAATTGAAACACAGGGTTCAGAGCATTGGGTATTTATAGAAAGACAGTACACTAGGCCAGAAGAGCTCGGTCTCCTAAAAGTGACCACCATGCAGCaggaagaaaggcaggcaggccttgCTGGTATCCTTGCCAACGGCAGACTCTCCAAGGTAGACGTTCTGGTGGACAAGTTCAAAGTGGAAGTGGCCACAGAAGAAATGGTGGGAAACAGAAGAGCAAACACCCAGCAACAAGGAAAAATGATTGCGAGTCCTGAAGACTTTGAGTCAGTGGGGGAGGAAGGCCCCTGGATCAGGGAAAGCCCAGGAGGGGCTGCCCTGGCTTCCAGCCGCACATTGGCAGAAAAGCTCCTCAAGGGTTCTGAGCTCAGGGCAGACACCAGAGAGGCAACCATCAGGAACCGCTGCATGTCAGATGGTCAGCCGGAGGGCCAGACAGACCTGAGGAAGGGGCTGGAGGAGCCCCACACTTGTGGGAGACCCACTGCTCCAGGGACCAGGCCAGCAGAGGTGGACGTCCTCTCTCCAGCCTCCAACAAGGGAGGACTCCAGTCGTTTCTATTGGATCCAGCCCACGCAGAAGCCAGAGCTGAGTCGAGCAATGAAACTGATACCTCCTTTGCAGAGAGGAGCTTCTatttaaattatgaagaaaaagacTCAGAAGACCAAGTTCTCCCTCCACCCCTGGAGGAGAGAAAAGGGCGCCTGGATGCCCCTCCTGGAGGTGAGCCCAGGCCGACGCTGAATTCCTTAGACCTGAAGGTTTCTGCTGCTGCTTCCAGCAGGAGCAAGGACGAAGCCCACATGGCTTccccagaggaaggggcagggaCCCCCAAGAACCATGGAGGACCTGGTGACCTGAAGGGATCTCCTGCAGGACAGACGTTTGCTGAAGGCTGGGAAGATGCCCAGTGGGGAGTGGAAGGAGAGTTTCCCCACCTGACAGCCAGCGCAGCCCAAGAGGAAGGGAACCCTGTGAGTGGAGATTTGCTGGGAAAGGCTGAGGAAAGTCCCACAGAGGAACTGAAGAAGCACCCTCCTCACAGAGGACGGGGTGTGCGTTCCGATCCCCAGGCCTGCGCCCTTCCTCGGGCCATCCCTCTGAATGTCAGGAAGCCAGCCAAACCAGACAGAGGCAACTTCCCACCCAAAGAGAGGGGAGTGGTTCCCACCCAGAAAGGAGGGGCTGAGCTGAAGGACCGCGAGGCTTCAGCATTTCTTCACATGGAGGTGATCATTCCCCTTTCGGCCTCCCCTGGTCATTCTGAGGACCTGGCAGCTCTGGAGGAAGCTTCTCCAAGCCCAACCTCCCATGGGTCAGGGGAGCCTTCGGAGCTCAGGGAGCCCTTTCTTAGACATGTCCATCTTTCAAAAGCCAGCCCAGAGCCCAAGGACCAAGTAGGGTTTGTGGTGTCCCCTGCCACAGGAGGTGAGCGCAGGCCTCCTCCCATCGCCAGCAGAAAGCCAAGAGTAGTCCCTGAAGAAGCTGAGGGGCGCATACCTCTGGGGTTTGGGTTCCCTTCAGGGAAGCAAAGGGAGATGACCTCTTTCCAGGCTGGGATCCAAGAGGGCTCCCTAGAAGATATTAGCAAGACCTCAGTGGCCAATAAAATTCGGATATTTGAGACCCACGGAGCTGAAACTCGCCGAACGAGCGAGGGTGAAGCAAGGGCTCTTCCAAATGACTTGTCTTCAGAGGCCCCCGTGGGACAGGCAGAGCAGCAGCGGAGTACGCTCTCAGACCTGGGCTTTGCCCAACTCCAGCCCCCAGGGGACTTTGCCAGCCCCAAAGCCACACATTCCACAGTGATACCTCTGGCTACCAGACACTTCGGGGAGGACACTTCTGCAACCTACCAGGAAGCGCGCATGGAACTAGAGCCCGTGTCCCCTGATTCGGGCTGTGAAACCACGCTGGCAGAAGCTACTGGAACTGGGGTAACTGGCCGCGTGAGCCCCCGCCCCCACCGCTGCTCCCCGCCCATGGGGGCTGGCCGCATGCTCTGTAGTTTTTAG